Proteins co-encoded in one Medicago truncatula cultivar Jemalong A17 chromosome 8, MtrunA17r5.0-ANR, whole genome shotgun sequence genomic window:
- the LOC120577588 gene encoding early nodulin-like protein 2 encodes MIELKCVKKVRGGNGYYSEQLTMMRYGFVLIVSMLVLSTSLSSAYKFNVGGNHGWAVKSSRHYYNNWATRTRFRINDILFFKYNKGSDSVLVVNKHDYDSCNIKNPIHKMHDGDSIYKFDKVGLFHFISGNLVNCQNGQKLKVAVYSPRHHHHHSPSLSPTVAPVHSPSLSPSWNSPARSPTQPSARNAPSPSAAPTRSPTQSPAWNSPSPSAAPARSPTQPPAWNAPSSSVAPSRSPTQPPAWNAPSSSVAPTRSPTQPPAWNAPSPSAIVWTAPAHSPVQSPAWNAPSSSAAPTQSPRNAPSPNNESISNEDDDDDDSF; translated from the exons CAATTAACAATGATGAGAtatggttttgttttgattgtaTCAATGCTAGTTCTCAGCACTTCATTGTCATCTGCATACAAGTTTAATGTCGGTGGCAACCATGGTTGGGCAGTCAAAAGCTCACGACACTACTACAATAATTGGGCGACCAGGACTAGGTTTCGAATCAACGACATACTTT TTTTCAAGTACAACAAAGGATCCGATTCAGTATTGGTGGTAAACAAACACGATTATGATTCATGCAACATCAAAAATCCAATCCACAAGATGCATGATGGAGATTCAATTTATAAGTTTGACAAAGTAGGTCTCTTTCACTTCATCAGTGGAAACCTTGTGAATTGCCAAAATGGTCAAAAGTTGAAGGTCGCTGTTTACTCTCCacgccaccaccaccaccacagtCCATCATTATCTCCAACGGTTGCACCGGTGCACTCCCCATCATTGTCTCCCTCATGGAATTCTCCTGCACGCTCCCCAACACAACCATCGGCTCGAAATGCTCCCTCACCAAGTGCTGCTCCGACACGCTCCCCAACACAATCACCAGCTTGGAATTCTCCCTCACCAAGTGCTGCTCCGGCACGCTCCCCAACACAACCACCGGCTTGGAATGCTCCCTCATCAAGTGTTGCTCCATCACGCTCCCCAACACAACCACCAGCTTGGAATGCTCCCTCATCAAGTGTTGCTCCAACACGCTCCCCAACACAACCACCAGCTTGGAATGCTCCCTCACCAAGTGCTATTGTCTGGACTGCTCCGGCACACTCCCCAGTACAATCGCCAGCTTGGAATGCTCCCTCGTCAAGTGCTGCTCCAACACAATCGCCTCGAAATGCTCCTTCACCCAATAATGAATCTATTTCCaatgaggatgatgatgatgatgattcgtTTTAA